The Intestinibaculum porci DNA window AGAAAGATGTATCCATGCCAAGACAGTAAAGAACTCTGTTGCGGAATCTTGACCAGTTGGAATAACCATTAGCGCAGCACTTTATCGATTGTATAATGCGGTTACGATTCTCTATTACGCTCGAGTTCATGCGTCTGGTTTTCTTCTGACGGTTCTTAGCGATAAAATTCTTAATCAGTTCGGTCTCAGCGTTATTGAGATCGTCATCAATGATAAATTCTTCGCCGATCTGAACAGGCTCAAAGTAGTTGAGAATTTCCTGCTTCCAGTTGGCAAGTGTATTAGCGAAATCATTCATTTCCTTCACCTGTGAGGCGTGGAAATTGGTAATAAGCTCCTTGAGAGCCTTGGCGGCTGTCTTCAGGTCATTTTTTCTAAAAAAAGCATATAGGCATTCCTGCAGCGCGACAGCTTCTCTTAACTCATCATCTATATCGAGAATCATATAGTAGATTTCATAGTAATTAAGGTAACGTTTAAATACTTTGTTGTATTTCTTTTCGTTATTGGGATCAAAACATTTGTCATCAGGACGTTTGTAGAACATCCATTTGAATTTTTTCAGAAGATAGTAGTTAATGATCTTCTGTTCATATTCTTCCTGTTCCTGAGGCGACATCGCTTTGATTTCCTCAGGCTTCTTTTTCTTGACGTAATTGTCTTTCATAACACGGATACGTACATCCTGCAGCTTTCTAGAAAGTTCAGCCTTAAGATGAAATGTATCAACTACGTGCTTGCTGTTGGGGAAGAACTGCTTTGATACAGAACGGTAGGTTTCCCACATGTCCGAGCTGGTCATGCGCACCTGATCTCTTTCATCCTTAGGAATCTTAGAAAAGTAGTTCTGAAGATCATCCTTTTTTCTTGTAGGAAGGATATCAATGATTGCTAGTGTCTCAAAATCCATAAGGACATATACATAATCCCCTTGAGAAGAGTGAAAACTATAGGTCTCATCTTATGGAGAAAAAGTATTATGGGAAGTCGTTTTTAATTATGACCAAGTGCTAGTCTTTTTTCATTCCGGACTTCCCATAATTATTTAAGCTTATCGAATCATTTTATTAAGCCATTCTTCCAAGTTGTCTTTTTCGTCTTCATTGAATTCCTCTTCTTCAATAAGATTTTGTGCAGCTTCTTCAAGGTGCTTTCTTTTGATTTCTGGATTTGTTTTAGAATAGATCTCAGTTGTAGTAACTGATGCATGACCAAGAAGATCTCTTATATAAATTAAGTTGACGCCATTTTCAAGTAGATGTGTTGCTTTAGAATGGCGAAGTGAATGTGGTGAAATCCTTTCAGGGAAAAGGCTCGGATTCATTTGCTTAGCTCTCTGAAAGCATTTATTGACAATATAAGCGACACCTTTGCGTGAAAGCTGTTCTCCATGTATATTCATAAATAAAAAATCTTCTGCATCAATTCCATATAGATCAGTATATCTTTTAATAATCCTGACTACGCTTGCATCGATGGGAACTATTCTTGATTTATTTCCCTTGCCGTGTAATATTAATGTATGTGGTGCTTTAAGCTTGATTTCACTTCTTCTGATGGCAGTCAGTTCTGAAACTCTTGCACCACTTTCGTATAAAAGAAGAATAATGCATAGGTCCCTTAAATCACCGGGATCATTTTGATCAAATGTAGAGAATAAGAATTCAGTTGCTTCAACTGTTAAATAGTTCATTGGCTTGCTTTCAAATTTCTTCATTTTGATTTTTGAGACTGTACTGCATGTATTAACATATTCAGGCGCTTCATAGCTTACGTAAGCCATAAATGATTTGATAGCTGCCAGCCTGTTGTTTCTGGTGTTCGCTGAAACACCTTTTTCATTTTCAAGATAATCAAGGAAACTGATGATACTGGCATATCCGAGCATTTCTATCGTTATTTTAGAAGGATTTATATTTTCTTTTTCCTTCATGTAATCAAACAATTCCTTAAAAGCATAACTATAGTTAGTGACCGTATTACTGCTGAAGCCCCTCTGCTTAGGCAGATAAACCATCAGAAACTTGCTTAACAGTTTTGGAAAGTCATTCTTAAATGTCTTTTTCTTCATTGTCATTTCCTAACCCCTTTTCATAAATATAGTGACCGGCATTAACGATTTCATCATAATGCTCTTTGGTTAACCTTAAATATTTCTCAGTGCTTTCAATTCCCTTATGTCCAAGCATGGTGCTAAGATAAGGAAGCGCACAGTAGGGATCCCAGCCAAGCTCAATCATATGGCTAAGCATAGCGCATGCAGAACTATGACGAATGTCATGAATACGTATTTTGTACTTTCCATTCCATATATTTATGCCTGCCTTTGGCAGTATGGTTCTTTGAAATAGTATGCAAACTTGCTGTGATCTTTTCCTTTTCCCTGTTTTTCCTGCTCTTGGAGCTGGAAAGAAATAATCATCTGGATCGCCATCTATATTTCCACCTTTAAGAAGCCATTTTCTAAGTGATTCATTAAAAGGAATTAGTCGAGTAACGTTGTTCTTAGCATTATTTACTTTGATAACGTTACTTGTAAAATCTACATCCTTCACCTTAAGATCAAGCGTTTCTCCAACCCTCATCGCTGTAGCATACAGGAGTCTGAGCTCTGTTTGATAGAAATGATACATCATATTTTCTGAAGCGAGGATATCGATAGCCTTGAAAATACTTTGCATTTCCTGTTTTGAGAATATATATGGAACGAAATCTGTAGTATTTTTAATATGCTTTTCAGGATAGACATAAACATTTTCATATCCCATATTCTTCATATATAGACCGACCTGTCGTATACGTGATTCACAGTTATGGATAGTGGACGGGGCCTTGCCTTCGTTTTGATGAATATATCCCTTAGCCATTTCACGTGTGAGTATGGGCGCATTAAGATCGTATGTTTCAAGATAATTATTCAGTTTTAATAGTCCTGCAATAATGGTGTAATCGAACGCAAATCCGAGTGACCTTTTATATTCTACATAGCCAACAAATACCTCTCGGAAAACGCCATGAAAGTTTTCAATCGTGATACTCATTGGGAACCTCCAGGCAGAGACAGCGCAGTGTTTCCACATCAATAGAAAGATATCTGCTTGTTGTATTAAGATTTTTATGGCCTAGAATACCTGTGATAA harbors:
- a CDS encoding tyrosine-type recombinase/integrase; translation: MKKKTFKNDFPKLLSKFLMVYLPKQRGFSSNTVTNYSYAFKELFDYMKEKENINPSKITIEMLGYASIISFLDYLENEKGVSANTRNNRLAAIKSFMAYVSYEAPEYVNTCSTVSKIKMKKFESKPMNYLTVEATEFLFSTFDQNDPGDLRDLCIILLLYESGARVSELTAIRRSEIKLKAPHTLILHGKGNKSRIVPIDASVVRIIKRYTDLYGIDAEDFLFMNIHGEQLSRKGVAYIVNKCFQRAKQMNPSLFPERISPHSLRHSKATHLLENGVNLIYIRDLLGHASVTTTEIYSKTNPEIKRKHLEEAAQNLIEEEEFNEDEKDNLEEWLNKMIR
- a CDS encoding tyrosine-type recombinase/integrase; amino-acid sequence: MSITIENFHGVFREVFVGYVEYKRSLGFAFDYTIIAGLLKLNNYLETYDLNAPILTREMAKGYIHQNEGKAPSTIHNCESRIRQVGLYMKNMGYENVYVYPEKHIKNTTDFVPYIFSKQEMQSIFKAIDILASENMMYHFYQTELRLLYATAMRVGETLDLKVKDVDFTSNVIKVNNAKNNVTRLIPFNESLRKWLLKGGNIDGDPDDYFFPAPRAGKTGKRKRSQQVCILFQRTILPKAGINIWNGKYKIRIHDIRHSSACAMLSHMIELGWDPYCALPYLSTMLGHKGIESTEKYLRLTKEHYDEIVNAGHYIYEKGLGNDNEEKDI